The Actinomycetota bacterium genome has a window encoding:
- a CDS encoding DUF6544 family protein — MGATTLADLEARLLRPAGPGRFDPAELDGLPEPVRRHLGLAIAPGTPLATSARLRMRGSIKVGRWLPFRARQVLSPRDGFVWAGRAAWLIAGSDRYLDGAGALEWKLAGLVTVARAEGADVARSAAGRAGAEGIWLPTALLPRFGVRWAAPATDRVTAAFAVGETPLELELRLDAAGRVVSLAFDRWGDPGGAGAFGWHRFGGQITGYASFDGLTVPSAGRLGWFWGTDRWAEGEFFRYRITDLQPAGPTGT; from the coding sequence ATGGGCGCGACCACCCTGGCCGACCTGGAGGCCCGGCTGCTGCGGCCGGCCGGGCCGGGCCGCTTCGACCCGGCCGAGCTGGACGGGCTGCCGGAGCCGGTGCGCCGCCACCTCGGCCTGGCCATCGCCCCGGGCACGCCCCTGGCCACCTCGGCCCGGCTGCGGATGCGGGGGAGCATCAAGGTCGGCCGCTGGCTGCCGTTCCGGGCCCGCCAGGTCCTCAGCCCGCGGGACGGCTTCGTCTGGGCGGGCAGGGCGGCCTGGCTGATCGCCGGGTCCGACCGCTACCTGGACGGCGCCGGGGCGCTGGAGTGGAAGCTGGCCGGCCTGGTCACCGTGGCCCGCGCCGAGGGCGCCGACGTGGCCCGCAGCGCCGCCGGCCGGGCCGGGGCCGAGGGGATCTGGCTGCCGACGGCCCTGCTGCCCCGCTTCGGGGTCCGCTGGGCGGCCCCGGCCACCGACCGGGTCACGGCCGCCTTCGCGGTGGGGGAGACCCCGCTGGAGCTGGAGCTGCGCCTGGACGCGGCCGGCCGCGTGGTGTCGCTGGCCTTCGACCGCTGGGGCGACCCGGGCGGCGCCGGCGCCTTCGGCTGGCACCGGTTCGGGGGCCAGATCACCGGCTACGCCAGCTTCGACGGCCTGACCGTTCCCAGCGCCGGCCGCCTCGGCTGGTTCTGGGGCACCGACCGCTGGGCCGAGGGCGAGTTCTTCCGCTACCGGATCACCGACCTCCAGCCGGCCGGGCCGACCGGGACCTGA
- a CDS encoding plastocyanin/azurin family copper-binding protein, with protein sequence MRPRPWQLAVVLVACGAAALVAVWSAGSLAGGGERTVVVTMRHSRFEPAAVRVDPGERVRFVLRNTDPIDHEFILGDDAVQRRHEEGRERQHHGDVPGERSVPAGQEAATAYAFPAALDGRVLTFACHLPGHYAYGMHGTVRVG encoded by the coding sequence ATGCGCCCACGTCCCTGGCAGCTCGCCGTCGTCCTGGTCGCCTGCGGCGCGGCCGCCCTGGTCGCCGTCTGGTCGGCCGGGTCGCTGGCCGGCGGGGGCGAGCGGACGGTGGTGGTGACCATGCGCCACTCCCGCTTCGAGCCGGCGGCGGTCCGGGTCGACCCGGGCGAGCGGGTGCGGTTCGTGCTGCGCAACACCGACCCGATCGACCACGAGTTCATCCTCGGCGACGACGCCGTCCAGCGCCGCCACGAGGAGGGCCGCGAACGCCAGCACCACGGCGACGTCCCCGGCGAGCGCTCGGTCCCGGCCGGCCAGGAGGCCGCCACCGCCTACGCCTTCCCGGCCGCCCTGGACGGCCGCGTGCTCACCTTCGCCTGCCACCTCCCCGGCCACTACGCCTACGGCATGCACGGCACCGTGCGGGTCGGCTGA
- a CDS encoding DUF2330 domain-containing protein encodes MTRTRRWSLLAAVAAALLLGAQPALACGGLVGPGGTVQLARTTTLAGYHDGVEHYLTSFTYAGGGAKFGSIVPLPGVPSDVRKGGEWTLQRLVRETQPQPQFLRAAAAAEAGDRATELLKTKVDALDITVLRGGGRAVGNWAREHGFGLSVDAPEVLDFYAARSPVFLAASFDARRAEGRGQRLGDGTPIHLTIPTADPWVPLRILGLGHQAADPIQADVYLLTDRRPAVLPRPVAAGGRGVALERSGPASAQLLADLRADKGMDWLPASGMWLSYLRVDTTTHELTHDLAVDASGRARPSPVAAGLAVPVAAGRDGQAPAPSGPGAWWAWPVVAVGATVTVAGLVLGRRGRSALR; translated from the coding sequence ATGACGAGGACGCGGCGTTGGAGCCTGCTGGCCGCCGTGGCGGCGGCGCTGCTGCTGGGGGCCCAGCCGGCCCTGGCCTGCGGGGGGCTGGTGGGGCCGGGGGGCACGGTGCAGCTGGCCCGCACGACCACCCTGGCCGGCTACCACGACGGGGTCGAGCACTACCTGACGTCGTTCACCTACGCCGGCGGCGGGGCCAAGTTCGGCTCCATCGTGCCCCTGCCCGGCGTCCCCAGCGACGTCCGCAAGGGCGGCGAGTGGACCCTCCAGCGCCTGGTCCGCGAGACCCAGCCGCAGCCGCAGTTCCTGCGCGCCGCCGCGGCCGCCGAGGCCGGCGACAGGGCCACCGAGCTGCTCAAGACCAAGGTCGACGCCCTCGACATCACCGTGCTCCGCGGCGGCGGCCGGGCGGTCGGGAACTGGGCCCGCGAGCACGGCTTCGGGCTGTCGGTCGACGCCCCCGAGGTGCTCGACTTCTACGCCGCCCGCAGCCCCGTCTTCCTGGCGGCCAGCTTCGACGCCCGCCGGGCCGAGGGCCGCGGCCAGCGCCTCGGCGACGGCACCCCGATCCACCTGACCATCCCGACGGCCGATCCGTGGGTACCGCTGCGCATCCTCGGCCTCGGCCACCAGGCCGCTGACCCGATCCAGGCCGACGTGTACCTGCTCACCGACCGGCGCCCGGCCGTGCTGCCCCGGCCGGTCGCCGCCGGGGGGCGCGGGGTCGCCCTGGAGCGGAGCGGCCCGGCCTCGGCCCAGCTCCTGGCCGACCTGCGCGCCGACAAGGGCATGGACTGGCTGCCGGCCTCGGGCATGTGGCTCAGCTACCTGCGGGTCGACACGACGACCCATGAGCTGACCCATGACCTGGCCGTCGACGCCAGCGGCCGGGCCAGGCCCTCCCCGGTGGCGGCCGGCCTGGCCGTCCCGGTGGCCGCCGGCAGGGACGGCCAGGCGCCGGCGCCGTCCGGGCCGGGCGCGTGGTGGGCGTGGCCGGTCGTGGCCGTGGGCGCCACCGTGACCGTGGCCGGGCTGGTCCTGGGCCGGAGGGGTCGTTCGGCCCTGCGCTGA